GGATATTGGTCTTGACCGTGGTCGACACGAGCCGATCGAGCGCCTGGCCGAGCAGCTCATAGGCGCGCCCCGTCGGCTGGCGGCCGATCGCGCGCAGCAGGTCATAGGGCATCAGGTGCAGCTTGCGCGGCACGTCGTTGATCCCCCGCCGCGCCATGTCGGCCAGCATCGAGGCGCAATAGATCAGGATGTCGGCATCCCAGATCGTGGCCATGCCATAATCGGGATTGCCCGACACATGCACCCACAGCTTACCGTCGGGCGAGCGGTAGTCGATTGGTTTGACGCGTTTCGACTTGGCCAGGCTGAAGAAGGGCCGCTCCATCATCTCGCGCTGGTCGCGCAGCGGCAGGTCGGCGAGATAGGGCAGGAACAGCTCGAACTGTTCGGCCGATCCGTCCTTGGGCTTGGTGCTCATGCGCGCATGTCCCGGCACATGTTTCCCCGGGGAAACATGCGGGATGGGCGGACGACGGTGTTTCCCCGGGGAAACATCAGGGTTGAAGCCCCCTGCCCGTCTGTTCGAGATGCTCGAGAGCACCACGCAGCGCCTTCACGATTTCCTCGACATCCGCGCCCGAACCGGCGTGCAGCCGCACCGTCACGCCCTGGCGATTGGCCGACTGGACCGACAGCACGGGGCGGCCATAGCGGTTGTGATAGCTGTAGCGCTCCGGCTCGCCGTCCTCGCCCAGCATCATCTTGCGCGCGGTCAGCAGGCGGTGGAGCACCTCGCTGGCGGCAATGGGGGGCAGGCCGTCCTCGCGCCGCTCGGCCTGCTGGCGAGCGATATACTGGGCCACGCCGATGATCGCGGGCGCCTCCATGGGGTCCTGCATCGCCTGCGCCAGCGCATAGCCGGGCTTGAGCTGCACCTCATGCGGCGAGGCGAAGGCGCCGACCACCTCGTCGGGCAGCGCGGCGACCTTTAGCATCTTGGACAGCCAGCCCTTGGACAGCTTCAGCCGCTCGGCCATGCGGGTCTGGTGGTTGCCATAATGGGTGGTCAGCGCGGCGAGGTAATTGCGCGCCCGTTCGAAGTCCGAGACATCGGCGCGCGCGCGGTTCTCCAGATCGGCGAGGCGGAACGCGGCCTCATCGTCCAGCTGCGCGACCTGCGCCACGAAGACCATGTCGGGATAGCTGTTGGCGCGCAGCCAGCTGATCGACCAGTGACGCCGGGTCCCTGCGATCACCTCATAATCGTGATCGGGATCGCCCTCGATCCGGCGGACCAC
This portion of the Sphingomonas sanguinis genome encodes:
- a CDS encoding ParB/RepB/Spo0J family partition protein, with the protein product MARKQSDYLAALLAEEEAEAPAPVREAVAERSRGTTLLGRESALARVASGEVRQVTQLLLDPARVKIWPGNARNYDLLTEAHCRELIDSIIAEGGQKVPAVVRRIEGDPDHDYEVIAGTRRHWSISWLRANSYPDMVFVAQVAQLDDEAAFRLADLENRARADVSDFERARNYLAALTTHYGNHQTRMAERLKLSKGWLSKMLKVAALPDEVVGAFASPHEVQLKPGYALAQAMQDPMEAPAIIGVAQYIARQQAERREDGLPPIAASEVLHRLLTARKMMLGEDGEPERYSYHNRYGRPVLSVQSANRQGVTVRLHAGSGADVEEIVKALRGALEHLEQTGRGLQP